Proteins encoded in a region of the Enterococcus gilvus ATCC BAA-350 genome:
- a CDS encoding CapA family protein: MKKLVMIGMIVGLFVTGCGNTRSEQETSTTSTKTSNQESRSEVALTFSAVGDNLIHDFIYDHLRQPDGSYRFDEMYQPTKYLNQDRDLAYINLETICGGEELGLSGYPTFNGPTQVLDSLHTAGYNWLSVASNHIMDRGEEGIVKQLEYLERYPDITVTGSQKAPDAPRLHVQTIKGVKVGLISYTFGLNGIPLPEGKEYLVNLIDEEQIKNDMQTLNAQSDIQLVSMHWGEEYQVVPDDEQTRLAQVLSDAGADVIIGGHPHVIQPMDYVTGESGNQTLVMYSLGNFISSQDVNDRMLGGMGRWTIKYDKEKKKGTFADVEFWPTITYIGDNYQTYQTYALKDYTDELATQHMLHVNQGQDVSRNYFIERTKQIMNDKVKIVY; this comes from the coding sequence GTGAAAAAATTAGTGATGATAGGCATGATTGTCGGGCTATTTGTGACGGGATGCGGAAACACTCGATCCGAACAAGAGACCAGCACCACTTCTACTAAGACGTCGAATCAAGAAAGTCGTTCAGAGGTGGCGTTGACCTTTTCTGCAGTAGGAGATAATTTGATCCACGATTTTATTTATGACCATTTGAGACAACCGGACGGCTCGTACAGATTTGATGAGATGTATCAGCCGACAAAGTATTTGAATCAAGATCGAGACCTAGCTTATATCAATTTAGAAACCATTTGTGGGGGAGAAGAGTTGGGACTGTCGGGGTATCCTACCTTTAATGGCCCAACACAAGTCTTGGATTCATTGCACACTGCCGGGTACAATTGGCTGTCTGTTGCAAGCAACCACATCATGGATAGAGGAGAAGAGGGGATCGTGAAGCAGTTGGAGTATTTGGAAAGATACCCCGACATCACGGTGACGGGCTCACAAAAAGCACCGGATGCACCACGACTTCATGTTCAAACGATTAAAGGGGTAAAAGTTGGTTTGATATCTTATACGTTTGGGTTGAACGGGATTCCATTACCTGAAGGCAAAGAGTATTTAGTCAATTTGATCGATGAAGAACAGATCAAGAATGATATGCAGACATTGAATGCCCAAAGTGACATTCAACTTGTCAGTATGCATTGGGGTGAGGAGTATCAAGTTGTTCCCGACGACGAACAGACACGATTGGCACAAGTATTGAGCGATGCAGGCGCGGATGTCATCATTGGAGGGCACCCGCATGTCATTCAGCCGATGGACTATGTAACTGGGGAGTCAGGGAATCAAACATTGGTCATGTACTCATTAGGAAACTTCATTTCTTCTCAAGATGTCAACGATCGGATGCTAGGGGGCATGGGCCGTTGGACGATCAAGTATGACAAAGAAAAAAAGAAGGGGACCTTTGCAGATGTCGAATTTTGGCCAACGATCACTTATATCGGTGACAATTATCAAACCTATCAAACTTATGCCTTGAAGGATTACACCGATGAATTAGCGACTCAGCATATGCTCCATGTAAACCAAGGGCAGGATGTATCAAGAAATTATTTCATCGAACGAACAAAGCAGATCATGAATGATAAAGTGAAGATCGTTTATTAA
- a CDS encoding LysR family transcriptional regulator: MRIQQLEYLEKIVQTGSMNEAAKKLYLSQPSLTQAIKELESEYQLQLFYRNKTGMTLTNDGREFMNYTRGILDQVNLLNATYKVQTTRKQVFSVSAQHYAFVVHAFVELVKKLGGEEYDFTLRETLTENTLNDVQTFKSELGIIYLNTFNRMVLKRLITDKELEFIPLFDAHPHVFVGRENPLTKKKTLKLEDLEEYPYLSYEQGETNSFYFSEEILSTMQHKKQIKISDRATIFNLMVGLNGYTISSGIISSELNDEKIVAIPLEIDDQMTLGYLKHKKSTLSVMGKEYLELLKQHIRNYGFEIFGAPEK; encoded by the coding sequence ATGCGCATTCAACAATTGGAGTACCTTGAGAAAATTGTTCAAACAGGCTCAATGAACGAGGCGGCGAAAAAATTATACCTCTCTCAGCCCAGCTTGACGCAAGCAATCAAAGAACTGGAAAGCGAATACCAACTGCAGCTTTTTTACCGCAATAAAACCGGGATGACGTTGACGAATGACGGTCGCGAATTCATGAACTACACCAGGGGGATATTGGATCAGGTCAACCTGTTGAATGCGACGTATAAAGTACAAACGACGCGGAAGCAGGTCTTCAGCGTCTCGGCGCAGCACTATGCCTTTGTCGTTCACGCCTTCGTTGAACTCGTCAAAAAGCTTGGCGGGGAGGAATACGATTTTACTTTGCGAGAAACACTGACAGAGAATACGCTGAACGATGTCCAAACCTTTAAGAGTGAATTGGGGATCATCTATTTGAACACCTTCAATCGCATGGTTCTAAAGCGATTGATCACGGATAAGGAGCTAGAATTCATTCCTTTGTTTGACGCGCACCCTCATGTTTTTGTCGGTCGCGAGAACCCCTTAACGAAAAAGAAGACCCTCAAGCTGGAAGATCTGGAAGAGTATCCCTATCTATCCTACGAGCAGGGAGAGACCAACTCCTTTTATTTTTCGGAAGAGATTCTAAGTACTATGCAGCACAAGAAACAGATAAAAATCAGTGACCGTGCGACGATCTTTAATTTGATGGTCGGGCTTAATGGGTATACGATCAGCTCGGGAATCATCAGCAGTGAATTGAACGATGAAAAAATCGTGGCGATCCCACTAGAGATCGACGACCAGATGACGCTTGGCTACCTTAAACATAAAAAAAGCACCCTCAGTGTGATGGGAAAAGAATATTTAGAGCTGCTAAAACAGCATATCCGAAACTATGGCTTTGAGATCTTCGGGGCGCCTGAAAAATAA
- a CDS encoding cobalamin-independent methionine synthase II family protein — MEKSKFQLVGSLLRPQNLLDYKNQIEERDDITYPFYDAFDGYKETESNAITQVIQEQLAHHIDVLTDGEYSKSMWHLDFLWGLHGVERFIADHGYSFKDFDGAHFETRKDIGIRIVAPLSGKNHHFLDIFREVSEQAQGNDVKTTVWSVAHAFTELSVFNHLFGTDQVYQTKEELKTGLVTAYKEFLVEYKEAGGKIVQFDDCLWELFDSTNKDSFFSEGNVDLIGLANEFIAVNNEIADFGHELGLKVWTHNCRGNYESRHASGGTYQAIAEKFLGEQHYDRFFLEWDDERAGDLAALEVLKEKDSVEVVLGLLSSKTNTLDDDERVLKYLEKASEILPKERLFLSHQCGFASCDSGNHLTMDEQWAKIDQGQQLAKTFFG, encoded by the coding sequence ATGGAGAAATCAAAATTTCAATTAGTCGGGTCACTTTTACGTCCGCAAAACCTGTTGGATTATAAAAACCAGATCGAGGAACGAGACGATATTACCTACCCTTTTTACGACGCATTTGACGGGTACAAAGAAACAGAGAGCAACGCGATCACTCAAGTGATTCAGGAGCAACTCGCACATCACATCGACGTGCTCACAGACGGAGAATATTCGAAATCTATGTGGCACCTGGATTTTCTTTGGGGGCTGCACGGGGTAGAACGTTTTATTGCCGACCACGGCTACAGCTTCAAGGATTTTGATGGCGCGCATTTTGAAACACGGAAAGACATTGGGATTCGAATCGTTGCACCGTTATCGGGGAAAAATCATCACTTTTTAGACATTTTCCGTGAAGTAAGCGAGCAAGCGCAAGGCAACGACGTAAAGACCACTGTTTGGAGTGTCGCCCATGCGTTCACAGAACTCTCTGTGTTTAATCACCTGTTTGGAACGGATCAGGTCTATCAGACTAAGGAGGAGTTAAAAACCGGATTAGTTACTGCGTATAAGGAATTTTTAGTTGAGTATAAAGAGGCTGGCGGCAAGATCGTTCAATTCGACGACTGTTTGTGGGAGCTTTTTGATTCTACCAACAAGGACAGCTTTTTCTCCGAAGGCAATGTAGATCTGATCGGCTTAGCCAATGAATTTATCGCTGTAAACAATGAAATTGCCGATTTTGGTCACGAATTGGGATTGAAGGTATGGACCCATAATTGCCGCGGCAATTACGAATCTCGCCATGCTTCAGGCGGGACGTATCAAGCCATTGCTGAAAAATTCCTTGGGGAACAGCACTATGATCGCTTCTTCTTGGAATGGGACGACGAGCGCGCGGGCGATCTAGCGGCATTAGAAGTGCTGAAGGAAAAGGATTCCGTTGAAGTCGTTCTAGGTCTGCTTTCGAGTAAAACAAATACTTTAGATGACGATGAACGCGTGTTGAAATACCTGGAAAAAGCGAGTGAGATCCTTCCAAAAGAGCGGTTGTTCTTATCGCATCAATGCGGCTTCGCCTCTTGCGATAGCGGCAATCACTTAACCATGGACGAGCAGTGGGCGAAGATCGACCAAGGCCAGCAGCTTGCTAAAACATTCTTTGGATAG
- a CDS encoding YoaK family protein, translating to MEEKMHERLAFGMALAATAGGLDAYTYLVHGEVFAGLQTGNFILLGIHLGQGDWGALIHYLIPIFSFALGALMARYLQTKILRDQQLRFLLIEIFLLLIVGIFSPQLPSLVANALLSITAATQLQEFQRLKGKPFTSLMMTGNLRNLATNFFEGYLTHDKAKQEAFSDTLLILASFVVGAFLNGFLVIYFGHRTILFSLIFLAIAVFLLVKDRRAFR from the coding sequence ATGGAAGAAAAAATGCATGAACGACTGGCATTTGGGATGGCTTTAGCAGCCACAGCCGGCGGGTTAGATGCCTATACATATCTTGTTCACGGTGAAGTCTTTGCCGGACTGCAAACAGGGAACTTTATCCTATTGGGGATTCATCTAGGTCAAGGCGATTGGGGAGCACTTATACATTACTTGATCCCGATCTTCTCCTTTGCGTTGGGGGCATTGATGGCCCGTTACTTACAGACGAAGATCCTGCGTGACCAGCAGCTTCGGTTTTTACTGATTGAGATTTTCTTGCTGTTGATCGTTGGGATCTTCTCCCCGCAGTTGCCTAGCTTGGTCGCAAATGCGCTGCTTTCTATCACAGCGGCGACTCAGCTTCAAGAGTTCCAGCGGCTAAAGGGCAAGCCTTTTACTTCACTGATGATGACCGGAAATCTACGCAATCTTGCTACCAATTTCTTTGAGGGCTACCTCACTCATGACAAAGCCAAACAAGAAGCTTTTTCTGACACCTTGCTGATTCTAGCCAGCTTTGTCGTCGGTGCTTTTTTAAATGGCTTTTTGGTCATTTATTTTGGGCATCGAACGATTTTATTCAGTTTGATTTTCTTGGCGATCGCGGTTTTCTTGCTGGTAAAAGACCGTCGTGCCTTTCGTTAA
- the wecB gene encoding non-hydrolyzing UDP-N-acetylglucosamine 2-epimerase: MRKKVFLVFGTRPEAIKMAPLAKTLKADDRFETKVVVTGQHREMLDQVLASFSITPDYDLNIMHQGQTLSEITSRVLEKLTAVLLEERPDILLVHGDTTTTFSAALSAFYQQIPIGHVEAGLRTWDKYSPFPEEINRQLTDDLADLYFAPTQESKENLLKESHSDKHIYITGNTAIDAMKNTIDEAYQIPAAVSKGRKRLVLITMHRRENLGKPMQQVFEAIRQAAEKYPDTQFIFPMHKNPMVRDAAKAALGTLSNVSLIEPLDVIDFHNYAKRSYLILTDSGGVQEEAPSLGVPVLVLRDQTERPEGVAAGTLRLVGTDTRPVYTAIKELFENPAAYEKMAKASNPYGDGKASERITEAIAHYFYAAPRPADFSR, translated from the coding sequence ATGAGAAAGAAAGTATTTTTAGTTTTTGGAACACGGCCAGAGGCAATCAAAATGGCGCCCCTTGCCAAGACCTTGAAGGCGGACGATCGCTTTGAAACGAAAGTCGTTGTCACCGGTCAGCACCGTGAGATGCTCGATCAGGTCTTAGCGTCCTTTTCAATCACACCCGACTATGACTTGAACATCATGCACCAAGGTCAAACACTGAGCGAGATCACCAGCCGTGTCCTTGAAAAGCTGACTGCTGTCTTGCTTGAAGAGCGTCCCGATATTTTGCTGGTCCACGGGGATACAACAACCACTTTTTCAGCAGCTTTAAGTGCTTTTTATCAGCAGATCCCCATTGGACACGTGGAGGCGGGACTACGCACTTGGGACAAGTATTCGCCATTTCCAGAAGAGATCAATCGTCAACTGACGGATGATTTAGCAGATCTTTATTTCGCTCCAACACAGGAAAGCAAAGAGAACTTGCTTAAAGAAAGCCATTCAGACAAACATATTTATATCACAGGAAATACCGCGATCGATGCTATGAAAAATACTATTGATGAAGCGTATCAGATTCCTGCTGCTGTCTCGAAAGGCCGAAAACGACTCGTTCTTATTACCATGCACCGTCGTGAAAATCTAGGCAAACCAATGCAGCAGGTGTTTGAAGCAATCCGTCAAGCAGCAGAGAAATATCCAGACACGCAATTTATTTTCCCGATGCACAAAAATCCAATGGTCCGCGACGCGGCGAAGGCAGCATTAGGCACATTATCAAATGTCTCCTTGATCGAACCTTTGGATGTGATCGATTTTCATAATTATGCCAAACGGAGTTATTTGATTTTGACAGATTCTGGCGGCGTCCAAGAAGAAGCCCCTTCTTTGGGTGTCCCGGTTCTCGTCCTGCGGGATCAAACGGAGCGGCCAGAAGGTGTCGCTGCGGGAACCTTACGTTTAGTCGGAACAGACACACGTCCTGTATACACCGCCATCAAAGAGCTGTTCGAGAACCCTGCTGCCTATGAAAAAATGGCGAAGGCCAGCAACCCCTATGGCGATGGAAAAGCCAGCGAACGAATCACTGAAGCGATCGCTCATTATTTTTATGCTGCCCCTCGTCCAGCAGACTTTAGTCGATAA
- a CDS encoding GGDEF domain-containing protein: MKYLRRIRIEWMMILLAAIFLIQNLVLDDRFGFVPVLSISLLAFLGLLVGFLGNTITVAVFSMLVMSTGTYLLYYTPIIMPGLEKIYLIVVIPIFAVLGLITKNSVLFNQRSNTFQPKMREYLQTLDETTGLYNRKEFDVRYEKFKCAMNLYHKTGRGLLISSYTIDYIEQLNYQNDQATDDLLKELAELLSNIRLPEEDQFYFGNGIFVVLSPVYESGKSCEFIQSLNKITKTQFSLFPFKNFEHSQSTVVRSGEFLIEGSTEMTAEQVISRVRRRSEADLTDEYIL, encoded by the coding sequence ATGAAGTATTTACGACGCATTCGAATCGAATGGATGATGATCCTGCTAGCCGCTATTTTTCTTATTCAAAACTTGGTCCTCGATGATCGCTTTGGTTTTGTCCCTGTGCTGAGCATCTCTCTTTTGGCCTTCTTAGGTCTATTAGTTGGTTTTTTAGGAAACACGATAACAGTTGCGGTATTTTCTATGTTGGTCATGTCGACAGGCACATACTTGCTGTATTACACGCCGATCATTATGCCGGGACTGGAAAAAATCTATTTGATCGTTGTGATACCGATTTTTGCCGTTTTAGGTTTGATCACTAAAAACAGTGTACTGTTCAATCAGCGAAGCAACACGTTCCAGCCGAAGATGCGGGAATATTTACAGACGTTGGATGAAACGACGGGGCTTTACAATCGAAAAGAATTTGATGTCCGTTACGAGAAATTTAAATGTGCCATGAATTTGTATCACAAAACCGGGCGCGGGTTACTCATTTCGTCATATACCATTGATTATATCGAGCAATTGAATTATCAAAACGACCAAGCAACGGATGACTTGTTGAAGGAGCTCGCTGAATTGCTAAGTAATATCCGTTTACCAGAAGAGGACCAGTTTTATTTTGGCAACGGCATCTTTGTCGTGTTATCCCCCGTTTATGAATCGGGAAAAAGCTGCGAATTTATCCAAAGTTTAAATAAAATCACCAAGACACAATTTTCTCTCTTCCCATTTAAAAATTTTGAGCATTCACAAAGCACCGTGGTTCGTTCCGGCGAGTTTCTGATCGAAGGTTCTACTGAAATGACGGCTGAGCAAGTTATCAGCCGGGTAAGAAGACGCTCAGAGGCAGATTTGACAGACGAGTACATTTTATAA
- a CDS encoding glycosyltransferase family 2 protein — protein MASILLMFGIISIWFSLLITLVVLFGAVFFLLKNIRPPKNRLDPLRAYPVVTIVVPAHNEEIVIQDTVKAILNMNYPREKMEILVFADNCDDATYERVQSILQQPEYTGYYLTNVIDRRGTGGKAGVLNDSLKIAHGEYLCVYDADAMPEQNALHFLIERALEDPERYGAVFGRNKTRNYKRNFLTRCINLEIVTSQRIIHTGMWQLFKIGQIPGTNFIIQTKMIRDLGGWDNGALTEDTALSFRIMKIGKLIALASRAEAFQQEPETLSVYYRQRKRWAKGNYEVIVNNLKNFFGSSNWRIRLQSVYYFNTFFWFTSAIILSNIMFIVNFIAMILHLWFPSIDVIFTFGGSNRQIGALLFVNWALMFTIYLLQIQLALSSQFGQATTANFFYAIASYFTYSLLFIGISIAAFFSYIGDKLFRRDGTKWYKTQRFDD, from the coding sequence ATGGCAAGTATTCTATTGATGTTTGGGATTATTTCTATTTGGTTTTCACTGCTGATTACTTTGGTCGTCTTATTCGGAGCTGTGTTTTTCCTGCTCAAGAATATTCGCCCGCCAAAAAATCGGTTGGACCCGCTGCGCGCATATCCGGTCGTGACGATCGTTGTCCCTGCCCATAATGAAGAGATCGTTATCCAAGATACCGTGAAGGCTATTTTAAACATGAACTATCCCAGAGAAAAGATGGAGATACTGGTGTTTGCAGATAATTGCGACGATGCCACGTATGAACGGGTCCAGTCGATCTTGCAGCAGCCCGAATATACCGGCTATTATCTGACTAATGTCATTGACCGCCGAGGCACTGGGGGAAAAGCCGGCGTATTGAATGACTCCTTAAAAATCGCTCACGGAGAGTATCTTTGTGTTTATGATGCCGATGCGATGCCTGAACAAAACGCCCTGCATTTTTTGATCGAACGGGCATTAGAAGACCCGGAGCGTTACGGTGCTGTTTTTGGTCGAAACAAAACACGGAATTACAAACGGAATTTTTTGACCCGTTGTATCAATTTAGAGATCGTGACGAGTCAACGAATCATTCATACTGGCATGTGGCAGCTTTTTAAAATCGGACAGATTCCCGGTACAAACTTCATTATTCAGACAAAAATGATCCGCGACTTAGGCGGCTGGGATAATGGGGCATTGACCGAAGACACCGCTTTGAGCTTTAGAATCATGAAAATCGGCAAATTGATTGCTTTGGCCTCCCGTGCAGAAGCTTTTCAGCAGGAGCCAGAGACGCTGTCCGTTTATTATCGGCAGCGAAAACGCTGGGCAAAAGGAAATTATGAAGTCATCGTCAATAACCTAAAAAACTTTTTTGGCAGCTCCAATTGGCGTATCCGTCTGCAAAGTGTTTATTATTTTAACACCTTCTTTTGGTTCACTAGTGCGATCATTCTCTCGAACATCATGTTCATCGTCAATTTTATCGCGATGATCTTACACCTTTGGTTTCCGTCCATCGACGTGATCTTTACCTTTGGCGGCAGCAATCGTCAGATCGGCGCGCTCTTATTCGTCAATTGGGCGTTGATGTTTACGATCTATTTGTTACAGATCCAACTGGCGTTATCTAGCCAATTTGGACAGGCCACGACGGCGAATTTCTTCTATGCCATCGCGTCCTACTTTACCTACTCCCTACTCTTTATCGGCATCTCGATCGCAGCATTCTTTTCCTATATAGGAGACAAACTGTTTCGACGTGACGGTACGAAGTGGTACAAAACTCAGCGTTTCGATGATTAG
- a CDS encoding glycosyl hydrolase family 8: MRRRPAIMWPLLALLFFCYVAAVIITIKDNQKQLEKTTYQQWQTAYVKESGDGSYVQTNPEEKEVVSLSEGHGYGMLITMQAAKRGWASEKEFRDFYRYYEHFQLSDDVPLMSWRQKFEDERVLEQEKTNATDGDLDIAYALIEASKQWPDSQMNYKGAAKKLLTAIKTKNYNSTNKLLTVGAWATKESDSYDLIRPSDIIPSYFDAFASFTGDDFWKTLKNHSLVVLEDLSKQHKSGLIPDFAVVKNNRVEPAEKNLIAGPNDGNYGANACRIPWRLASSSDKRSNQILSKMMNFFLKQGSIAEGYTLSGQPLSQNLSKNFSAPVLFAADQKKAYGNLVTTESWVINDGVSKNDYYGDTLTTLITLQMDQK; this comes from the coding sequence ATGCGCAGACGTCCTGCAATTATGTGGCCGCTGCTGGCATTGCTCTTTTTTTGCTATGTCGCAGCCGTCATCATTACTATAAAAGACAATCAGAAACAGTTAGAAAAAACGACCTATCAGCAATGGCAAACCGCGTATGTCAAAGAATCTGGCGACGGTTCTTATGTCCAAACCAATCCAGAGGAGAAAGAAGTAGTTTCACTCTCAGAAGGTCATGGCTACGGGATGTTGATCACGATGCAAGCGGCCAAACGCGGCTGGGCTTCGGAGAAAGAGTTCCGCGATTTTTATCGCTATTATGAACATTTTCAGCTTAGCGACGATGTGCCGCTGATGAGCTGGCGGCAGAAATTCGAAGACGAACGCGTGCTGGAACAAGAAAAGACCAATGCGACGGACGGCGATTTGGATATTGCCTACGCCTTGATCGAGGCAAGCAAGCAGTGGCCAGACAGTCAAATGAATTATAAGGGTGCCGCTAAAAAATTACTTACAGCGATCAAAACCAAAAACTATAATTCAACCAATAAGCTGTTGACCGTCGGCGCGTGGGCGACAAAAGAGTCTGATTCCTACGATTTGATCCGCCCTTCAGATATCATCCCAAGCTATTTCGATGCCTTTGCTTCTTTTACAGGCGATGATTTTTGGAAGACGCTAAAAAACCATTCGCTAGTGGTCCTAGAAGACCTCAGCAAACAGCATAAAAGCGGCTTGATTCCTGATTTTGCCGTCGTGAAAAACAACCGTGTCGAACCAGCAGAAAAGAATCTGATCGCTGGTCCCAACGATGGCAACTACGGCGCCAACGCCTGCCGCATCCCATGGCGGTTGGCCAGCTCATCCGACAAACGCAGCAACCAAATCTTGAGCAAAATGATGAATTTCTTTTTGAAACAGGGCAGTATCGCTGAAGGCTATACCCTCTCAGGACAACCCTTGTCTCAAAATTTATCGAAAAATTTCTCTGCGCCCGTTTTATTTGCGGCGGATCAGAAAAAAGCTTATGGCAATCTCGTAACGACAGAATCGTGGGTCATCAATGAC